In Desulfosediminicola ganghwensis, a single window of DNA contains:
- a CDS encoding winged helix-turn-helix transcriptional regulator, translated as MIERNGKHYHCPVEVAMDMLSGKWKCLMLWHLHEGDKRYKELERIVPGVSQKMLSQQLKELERDGLLTRTVYPEVPPRVEYALTDLGKSAFPILSMMHHWAVEKLKVTDENHTSEVTS; from the coding sequence ATGATTGAAAGAAACGGAAAACACTACCATTGCCCTGTGGAGGTCGCCATGGACATGCTCAGCGGCAAATGGAAATGTCTCATGCTCTGGCATCTGCATGAAGGTGATAAGCGTTATAAGGAACTGGAGCGAATTGTGCCAGGTGTAAGCCAGAAGATGCTCAGCCAGCAATTAAAAGAGCTGGAGCGGGATGGTCTGCTCACCAGAACGGTGTATCCCGAGGTACCTCCAAGGGTGGAATACGCGCTGACTGATCTGGGTAAAAGCGCTTTTCCCATCCTTTCCATGATGCACCACTGGGCAGTTGAAAAGCTTAAGGTGACAGATGAGAACCATACCTCGGAAGTTACCAGCTGA
- the eutB gene encoding ethanolamine ammonia-lyase subunit EutB, with the protein MKIIKSLEDIFVPAPGPDEVYATSLLDRQFNFKGLKKLLGAADISKAGDRTAGLAAKDEMEREAARSILSGLSLQHIYDTPLTDGSGRVDSVMRAGYEIDLELFRTIATMTVGQLKDHLLASGGAEVERLGKALTPVMASALAKIMDVHELVFIPRKISKPTRARTLIGLPGCLSFRLQPNHPKDDLDAISLLVYTDLSLGMGDCLIGVNPSEGSVDNVSRILHHLDKLRRETEAPSQICVLGHVKTQLAALDQGAPVEILFQSFAGTERTLTEEFDVTVEFMDRAYAIMAERGPLAGRADQFMYFETGQGSEMTYRKHDGIDMTTCEALCYGLCRRYDPFMVNNATGFIGPETHLNDFELMVSTLQDHFMGKILGLPMGISPSYTLHSQSHLEGQQMAVQLATAAGANFFMDVYLGADRMLAHFVNSGHDDQTMREIYNRNPAPEFLRWAVDRGIFEQTPDGRVTRGPNWGNPRLFISSDAEFQRLRESLPNAPGFDNAGPRPVNAVQRVLRANQAVGREAVHSDLRFAELASFNFRTLSTLAVAKVDHLKNPELGSRLSPESAATLTPEHRDVQIVVTDGLSAEAVHHNISDLLPVLQDGLASRDFTMGQPILVPYGRVKLVEALGEALKPQLLILLVGERPGGDALSSRSLSAYLAIRLADSSSLPEAIRYSGNASIVYEYTLITNIYAGGLPAVEAGSVVAEKAMEILEHQAAGNRLEDILARLEGVNEHL; encoded by the coding sequence ATGAAAATTATTAAATCGTTAGAAGACATATTCGTGCCTGCTCCGGGCCCTGATGAGGTATATGCAACCTCCCTCCTCGATCGGCAGTTCAACTTCAAAGGCTTGAAGAAACTGCTCGGAGCTGCAGACATCAGCAAGGCGGGTGACCGTACCGCAGGGCTTGCAGCCAAAGATGAAATGGAAAGGGAGGCGGCACGCTCAATTCTCTCAGGTCTTTCCCTGCAACATATTTACGACACGCCCCTGACCGATGGCAGCGGACGGGTCGATAGTGTCATGCGTGCCGGATACGAGATCGACCTTGAGCTGTTTCGCACGATCGCGACCATGACCGTAGGCCAACTGAAAGATCATCTCCTTGCTTCGGGCGGCGCGGAGGTTGAGCGGCTGGGTAAGGCATTAACGCCAGTTATGGCGTCTGCTTTAGCCAAAATAATGGATGTGCATGAGCTTGTCTTCATCCCCAGGAAAATTTCCAAGCCCACCAGGGCACGAACGCTTATTGGTCTGCCGGGCTGTCTCTCATTCAGGCTTCAGCCGAATCACCCCAAGGATGATCTCGATGCAATTTCTCTCTTGGTCTATACAGATCTCAGTTTAGGCATGGGAGACTGTCTGATCGGGGTGAATCCCTCTGAGGGCTCGGTGGATAACGTGAGCAGAATTCTTCATCACCTGGATAAACTTCGGCGAGAAACCGAAGCGCCGTCTCAGATCTGTGTTCTGGGGCATGTTAAAACTCAGCTGGCGGCTCTCGACCAGGGGGCGCCTGTGGAAATCCTCTTCCAGAGCTTTGCGGGAACGGAGAGAACACTTACCGAGGAGTTTGATGTCACCGTAGAGTTTATGGATCGGGCGTACGCGATTATGGCGGAGCGTGGTCCTCTTGCGGGTAGAGCAGATCAGTTCATGTACTTTGAGACCGGACAGGGGAGTGAGATGACCTACCGGAAGCATGACGGTATCGACATGACGACCTGCGAAGCTCTCTGTTATGGACTCTGCCGTCGCTACGACCCTTTCATGGTCAATAATGCTACAGGCTTTATTGGCCCGGAAACTCATCTGAACGATTTCGAGTTGATGGTATCTACCCTGCAGGATCATTTTATGGGAAAAATCCTTGGTCTGCCCATGGGGATAAGCCCAAGCTATACCCTGCACTCACAGTCACATCTGGAAGGGCAGCAGATGGCCGTTCAGCTGGCGACAGCCGCAGGTGCGAACTTTTTTATGGATGTTTACTTGGGGGCCGATCGCATGCTGGCCCATTTTGTGAACAGTGGCCATGACGACCAGACCATGCGGGAGATTTACAATCGGAATCCTGCCCCAGAATTTCTCCGATGGGCGGTTGACCGGGGGATCTTCGAGCAGACTCCTGACGGCAGGGTGACGAGGGGGCCGAACTGGGGCAATCCCAGGCTGTTCATTTCCTCAGACGCGGAGTTTCAGCGATTGCGGGAATCCCTTCCCAACGCCCCCGGTTTCGACAACGCAGGTCCTCGTCCCGTCAATGCTGTACAGCGGGTTCTCCGGGCTAACCAGGCTGTAGGGCGAGAGGCTGTGCACAGCGACCTGAGATTTGCCGAATTGGCGTCATTCAACTTTCGAACCTTGTCCACTTTGGCTGTGGCCAAGGTCGATCATCTGAAAAACCCTGAGCTTGGCTCACGGCTCAGCCCTGAATCTGCTGCAACGCTTACCCCAGAGCACCGGGACGTGCAGATTGTCGTAACAGACGGACTCAGCGCAGAGGCGGTTCACCATAATATCTCAGATTTGCTGCCTGTGCTCCAGGATGGTCTGGCCAGTCGGGATTTTACCATGGGGCAGCCCATACTCGTTCCGTATGGGCGGGTAAAACTGGTCGAGGCATTGGGGGAAGCCCTGAAACCGCAGCTGCTGATTCTGCTGGTCGGGGAACGCCCAGGTGGAGATGCCCTGTCATCAAGGAGCCTTTCAGCCTATCTGGCTATCAGGCTTGCCGACAGTTCGTCGCTGCCGGAAGCCATACGCTACAGCGGCAACGCCAGTATCGTATATGAGTACACGCTGATCACCAATATCTATGCTGGAGGGCTTCCTGCGGTTGAGGCGGGAAGTGTCGTCGCGGAAAAAGCGATGGAAATACTCGAACATCAAGCCGCAGGAAATAGACTGGAAGATATTCTCGCACGGCTCGAGGGAGTTAACGAACACCTTTGA
- the glxR gene encoding 2-hydroxy-3-oxopropionate reductase, with the protein MRKIGFVGLGIMGAPMAANILAGGCQLYGCSRSGVPQGLIDKGAVACATAKEVAEQADAVITMVPDTPHVAEVLFGENGVAEGLSPGKAVIDMSSISPIETKMFAKQINALGCEYLDAPVSGGEVGAKAATLTIMVGGSEGAFEAAKPIFELMGKNITHVGANGDGQTCKVANQIIVALNIEAVAEALLFASKAGADPARVREALMGGFASSKILEVHGERMINRTFEPGFRIELHQKDLNLALSNARAMKLSLPNTATAQELFNACTANGGEGWDHSAMVRALELMASHEVA; encoded by the coding sequence ATGCGCAAGATCGGATTTGTCGGACTAGGAATAATGGGCGCCCCAATGGCTGCAAATATTCTGGCTGGTGGTTGCCAATTGTATGGATGCAGCCGAAGTGGTGTTCCCCAGGGGTTGATAGATAAGGGAGCAGTTGCCTGCGCAACCGCAAAGGAAGTGGCAGAACAGGCAGATGCTGTCATAACAATGGTTCCGGATACTCCCCATGTGGCAGAGGTCTTGTTTGGTGAAAATGGAGTCGCCGAAGGATTGAGCCCGGGCAAAGCAGTTATTGATATGAGTTCCATATCACCGATCGAAACCAAAATGTTCGCCAAACAGATCAATGCGCTTGGCTGCGAATATCTCGATGCACCAGTATCAGGCGGAGAGGTCGGCGCCAAAGCAGCGACATTGACAATCATGGTCGGCGGGTCTGAGGGAGCCTTTGAAGCAGCAAAGCCGATCTTTGAACTTATGGGTAAAAATATTACCCACGTTGGCGCAAATGGTGATGGTCAAACCTGCAAAGTCGCCAACCAGATCATTGTTGCCCTGAACATCGAGGCGGTGGCAGAGGCCCTGCTGTTCGCTTCCAAAGCTGGGGCAGACCCTGCCCGCGTGCGCGAAGCGTTGATGGGTGGTTTTGCATCTTCAAAAATTCTGGAGGTGCATGGCGAACGCATGATCAACCGCACCTTTGAGCCGGGTTTTCGTATTGAGCTGCATCAGAAAGACCTGAACCTGGCGCTTTCCAATGCCCGGGCCATGAAGCTGAGCCTGCCAAACACTGCAACGGCGCAGGAACTGTTCAACGCATGTACAGCAAACGGAGGAGAGGGTTGGGATCACTCCGCTATGGTACGTGCTCTTGAACTTATGGCATCCCATGAGGTTGCCTGA
- a CDS encoding ethanolamine ammonia-lyase reactivating factor EutA, which produces MSSREKEFHKNGVVTMVGLDFGSTTSSAMVAHARVGRNSVTGRMAFGHPDIIYRSEPVFTPFENDRIDEIALRGYLDRWLQASGIRIDELFSGGAIITGLATEKANAGRIAELVKERVGEAIIATASDPCLESWLAFMGSCSTLSRCHSERAIINLDIGGGTTNPALGVNGNVLAAGCYFIGARHFQFEPGTYRLTSISAYGRVLLDHLGISRIVGDDLKIPERDAILEFYRIMLEAIVRGTDKLLESHAARLHTQIPLPTKELSRKPVITFSGGVGELIYRHALGQPLPDTTHFGDLGIDLARSIMSSPILSAGISKLVPENMGRATVYGLAIHSTEVSGATLFLPRKEILPLQDVPIVGRMSMDAGDEKVRQLIKMIAKSERGGAIQVTAAAEDDQSEGVIKGPSVEKMERVKALGQRLYSGVVAEGITPDTPLIVLVPNNCGKSLGNYATGWRRLSANIVVIDEIPDRNAHFVNIGRNRNNIVPVSFYGVQ; this is translated from the coding sequence ATGTCTAGCAGAGAGAAGGAATTTCACAAAAACGGCGTAGTCACGATGGTTGGGCTTGATTTCGGCTCAACAACAAGTAGCGCGATGGTGGCTCATGCTCGTGTTGGCCGTAATTCAGTTACTGGCCGAATGGCTTTCGGTCATCCCGATATCATATACCGCTCTGAACCCGTGTTCACACCTTTTGAAAATGACAGGATCGATGAAATAGCACTGCGGGGCTATCTCGACCGCTGGTTGCAAGCAAGTGGTATAAGAATAGATGAACTGTTCTCAGGCGGGGCAATTATCACCGGTCTGGCCACCGAAAAAGCAAATGCAGGCCGGATCGCTGAACTGGTTAAAGAGCGAGTGGGAGAAGCTATAATCGCAACGGCTTCGGATCCTTGCCTGGAGTCCTGGCTCGCCTTTATGGGCAGCTGTTCAACTCTTTCCCGCTGTCACAGCGAGCGTGCCATAATCAATCTTGATATCGGAGGTGGCACTACCAATCCGGCTCTTGGTGTAAATGGGAATGTGCTGGCTGCTGGCTGCTACTTCATCGGAGCCCGTCACTTTCAGTTTGAGCCTGGAACATATCGCCTTACCTCGATCTCCGCTTATGGTCGCGTGCTCCTGGATCACCTTGGGATTTCCAGAATAGTTGGAGACGATCTGAAGATACCTGAGCGAGACGCGATTCTTGAGTTCTATCGGATAATGCTGGAGGCAATTGTCCGAGGCACGGATAAATTACTGGAAAGCCATGCCGCCCGATTACACACTCAGATCCCTCTGCCTACGAAAGAGTTGTCGAGAAAACCTGTAATTACTTTTTCCGGCGGAGTCGGTGAACTCATTTACAGGCATGCACTTGGCCAGCCTCTTCCCGATACCACCCATTTTGGGGATCTGGGTATAGATCTGGCTCGCTCCATCATGTCCTCGCCGATCCTTTCCGCGGGTATCTCCAAGCTTGTACCTGAAAACATGGGCAGGGCCACAGTCTATGGACTTGCCATACATAGCACCGAGGTCTCAGGGGCCACCCTGTTCCTTCCACGAAAAGAGATATTGCCCCTGCAGGATGTGCCCATCGTGGGGCGGATGTCAATGGATGCCGGTGATGAAAAAGTTCGTCAGCTTATCAAGATGATAGCTAAAAGCGAGCGTGGGGGGGCGATACAGGTTACCGCTGCTGCTGAAGATGATCAATCTGAAGGAGTTATCAAGGGGCCGTCAGTTGAAAAAATGGAACGGGTAAAGGCCTTGGGTCAGAGGCTGTATTCTGGCGTAGTGGCTGAAGGGATCACGCCCGATACTCCGCTCATCGTGCTTGTCCCTAACAATTGTGGCAAATCGCTGGGAAATTACGCCACTGGCTGGCGACGGCTTTCTGCCAATATCGTGGTGATCGATGAAATTCCTGACAGGAATGCGCACTTCGTCAATATTGGCCGTAATCGTAATAACATTGTGCCTGTGTCGTTTTACGGGGTGCAGTAA
- the hyi gene encoding hydroxypyruvate isomerase, with amino-acid sequence MPRFNANLSMMFQEVEFPDRFEAAAKAGFKGVEYLFPYDFEAEQLVELLQKNNLEQVLHNLPAGDWAKGERGIAIFPDRIGEFQDGVGTAIEYAKALGNKNVNMLVGIAPDDVSNDVLTSTLIENATFAAGELAKNDIGLFLEPVNSRDIPGFFLCRTQQCLDVIAATGSNNIKLQYDIYHMQVMEGNLAPTLEKNLGSIGHIQLADNPGRHEPGTGEINYPFLFDFIDQIGYQGWIGCEYIPATTTVEGLGWLDPYL; translated from the coding sequence ATGCCGAGATTTAATGCGAATTTGTCAATGATGTTTCAGGAGGTTGAATTTCCGGATCGTTTCGAAGCAGCCGCCAAAGCTGGCTTCAAAGGTGTGGAATATCTTTTCCCCTACGATTTTGAAGCGGAGCAACTGGTCGAGTTGCTGCAAAAAAATAATCTTGAACAGGTGTTGCACAATCTGCCTGCAGGAGACTGGGCAAAAGGTGAGCGTGGCATAGCCATATTCCCTGATCGAATAGGTGAGTTCCAGGACGGTGTCGGTACAGCCATTGAATATGCCAAAGCTTTGGGAAATAAGAACGTCAACATGCTGGTTGGAATAGCACCGGATGATGTCAGCAACGATGTTTTGACGAGCACGCTGATCGAAAACGCCACTTTCGCGGCAGGGGAACTGGCAAAAAATGATATCGGCCTCTTTTTAGAGCCGGTCAATAGCAGGGATATTCCGGGCTTCTTCCTCTGTAGAACACAGCAGTGTCTTGATGTGATAGCAGCCACCGGATCAAACAACATCAAACTGCAATACGATATCTACCATATGCAGGTCATGGAGGGGAATCTCGCACCCACTCTGGAGAAGAATCTGGGCAGCATAGGGCATATCCAGCTGGCTGATAATCCCGGCCGTCACGAACCGGGCACCGGTGAGATCAATTATCCATTTCTCTTCGATTTTATCGACCAAATCGGCTACCAGGGCTGGATCGGTTGCGAATACATTCCGGCCACTACAACAGTAGAAGGGTTGGGCTGGCTAGACCCATACCTGTAA
- a CDS encoding cache domain-containing protein, with the protein MPDRALRKLVNSISFRIALPSFFTILLFIIAIFFIILPELEKSFISRKQETIRELTETVWSLLESYSEREQSGELTREDAQNRAISRIRKLRYGIDKKDYFWINDTYPRMVMHPYRPDLEGKDISDFEDPNGVFPFRKFVDLVNKKGSGYIDYLWQWKDDPLKISPKSSYVMGFKPWGWIIGTGMYLDDVHAEMAAIRIKLKVISAGILFIVSLLAAYSIRQTMLADRERENIAIEREQLLESLAQSTERFRNLLETTSDWIWETDRSGRYIYSSPRVKDVLGYAPEETINKDLMDLASPRSSEALSPQYEELLRAKKPFSGFECTCLGKDGQVVVLENNAVPVVNEEQVLLGFRGIARDITDRKVAMEALKKSRDDLRASLEETVASLASTAEKRDPYTAGHQLRVDRLACAIAKQLDLSEDEIEGLHIAALLHDIGKITLPSEYLAKPTELSKKERAIIECHPEVGYEILKPIHFPWPIADIVYQHHEHLDGTGYPQGLMDKDILLEAKILAVADVVEAMSSHRPYRPSLGITKALDEIRDGRGIRYHAPSVDACLHLIQEKKIEFCTEDWCQIFL; encoded by the coding sequence ATGCCTGACAGAGCTCTCCGAAAGCTGGTTAACAGCATCTCTTTCCGTATCGCTTTACCATCGTTCTTCACCATTCTGCTCTTCATCATAGCCATATTCTTTATTATTCTTCCCGAGCTGGAAAAAAGTTTCATTAGCAGGAAGCAAGAGACAATCAGGGAACTGACGGAAACGGTCTGGAGTCTGCTGGAGTCATATTCTGAACGTGAACAGTCGGGCGAGCTGACGAGGGAAGACGCGCAGAACAGAGCCATTTCACGTATCAGAAAATTACGATATGGCATTGATAAGAAGGACTACTTCTGGATTAATGACACGTATCCCAGGATGGTTATGCATCCGTACAGGCCGGATTTGGAGGGAAAAGACATTTCCGATTTCGAAGACCCGAACGGCGTATTCCCTTTCAGAAAATTTGTCGATCTTGTTAATAAAAAAGGCTCGGGATACATAGACTATCTGTGGCAGTGGAAAGATGATCCGCTCAAGATATCCCCTAAGTCATCCTATGTCATGGGGTTCAAGCCGTGGGGATGGATTATCGGCACCGGCATGTATTTAGATGATGTCCACGCGGAAATGGCCGCCATACGCATCAAACTCAAGGTCATATCTGCAGGCATCCTGTTCATTGTCTCATTATTGGCCGCCTATTCGATTCGCCAGACGATGCTGGCAGACCGGGAGAGGGAAAATATTGCAATAGAGCGGGAACAGCTGCTCGAATCATTGGCGCAGAGTACTGAAAGATTTCGAAACCTGCTGGAGACGACCAGCGACTGGATCTGGGAAACCGACAGAAGTGGCAGGTATATTTATTCAAGCCCGCGAGTAAAGGATGTGCTCGGTTACGCACCCGAAGAAACTATCAACAAAGACCTGATGGATCTTGCATCTCCCCGTTCATCCGAGGCGTTGTCGCCCCAATATGAAGAGTTGTTGAGGGCTAAAAAGCCGTTCAGCGGCTTTGAGTGCACTTGTCTTGGCAAAGACGGGCAGGTAGTGGTGTTGGAAAACAATGCAGTGCCTGTTGTAAACGAAGAGCAGGTTCTGCTAGGTTTTCGGGGGATTGCCAGAGATATAACGGATCGGAAAGTTGCCATGGAAGCATTGAAGAAAAGCCGTGACGACCTGCGTGCCAGCCTTGAGGAAACCGTAGCGTCTCTTGCGTCAACAGCGGAAAAAAGAGATCCTTATACCGCAGGCCACCAGCTGCGGGTAGACCGTTTAGCATGTGCTATTGCCAAACAACTTGATCTTTCTGAAGATGAGATTGAAGGGCTCCACATCGCCGCTTTGCTGCATGATATCGGCAAAATTACCCTGCCTTCCGAATATCTGGCTAAACCAACAGAACTTAGCAAGAAAGAACGGGCGATTATCGAGTGCCACCCAGAGGTGGGGTATGAAATACTGAAACCGATTCATTTTCCATGGCCTATAGCGGATATTGTCTATCAGCATCATGAGCATCTGGACGGAACAGGCTACCCCCAAGGGTTGATGGATAAAGATATTTTGCTTGAAGCAAAAATTCTGGCTGTTGCCGATGTGGTGGAAGCAATGTCTTCCCATCGGCCGTATCGGCCATCACTGGGGATCACTAAGGCGTTAGATGAAATTAGGGATGGACGGGGCATTCGGTATCACGCGCCAAGCGTTGACGCCTGCCTGCACCTGATCCAGGAAAAGAAGATAGAGTTCTGCACAGAAGATTGGTGCCAGATATTTCTTTAA
- a CDS encoding GntR family transcriptional regulator produces MTSTKQRTYEGLKYRIITQQLAPGELLKDKDIMERYGIGRTPLREVFLELQNEGLIKRIPRSGTWVAPMDFKFLKQITEIRIGLEGIAGELAAERITEEELHALTGILENVAALEIENGVDGEALLKHESDFHNVIYSSTGNPQLEKLLRNYQSVGARFWHYLVFSKEQMFDQFKSQRLLLDALKKRDKKTSRRIAEEHIRSYMGIIEERIDLR; encoded by the coding sequence ATGACCTCGACCAAGCAAAGAACATATGAAGGGCTTAAATATCGAATCATTACTCAACAACTCGCCCCCGGCGAATTGTTGAAAGATAAAGATATTATGGAACGGTATGGAATTGGGCGAACACCGTTGCGCGAGGTTTTTTTAGAACTCCAGAACGAGGGTCTCATAAAGCGCATTCCACGGTCAGGAACCTGGGTTGCCCCGATGGACTTCAAATTCCTCAAACAAATAACTGAAATACGGATTGGTCTCGAAGGAATCGCCGGGGAACTGGCAGCAGAGAGGATTACAGAAGAGGAACTCCATGCGCTTACCGGGATCCTTGAAAATGTGGCAGCACTGGAAATTGAAAATGGAGTAGACGGTGAAGCCTTACTGAAGCATGAATCTGATTTTCACAATGTGATTTATTCCTCCACAGGGAACCCACAGTTGGAAAAATTACTCCGTAACTACCAGAGTGTCGGTGCCAGATTCTGGCATTACCTTGTTTTCAGCAAGGAACAGATGTTCGATCAATTCAAAAGCCAACGCCTACTCCTTGATGCACTCAAAAAACGCGACAAAAAGACAAGCAGGAGAATTGCCGAAGAACATATTCGCAGCTACATGGGGATTATTGAAGAGCGAATCGACCTCCGATAA
- a CDS encoding lactoylglutathione lyase family protein yields the protein MTYPRTFSHIGLSVTNLEKAVEFYTKVLGWYVIMPPTEIFADDSAIGVMCNDVFGEGWGSFKIAHLSTGDKIGVEIFEFKNAEKPENNFEYWKTSVFHFCVQDPDVEGLAKKIVEHGGKQRMPVREYYPGEKPYRMVYCEDPFGNLIEIYSHSYELTYSAGAYQD from the coding sequence ATGACTTACCCAAGAACCTTTTCTCATATCGGTCTTTCAGTTACAAATCTTGAAAAAGCTGTTGAATTCTATACCAAAGTACTCGGCTGGTACGTCATTATGCCACCGACTGAAATCTTCGCAGACGATTCAGCCATCGGCGTAATGTGCAACGATGTCTTTGGCGAGGGCTGGGGAAGTTTCAAGATTGCCCACCTCTCCACGGGTGATAAAATAGGCGTTGAGATTTTTGAGTTCAAGAACGCGGAAAAACCGGAAAACAATTTTGAATACTGGAAGACCAGCGTCTTTCACTTCTGCGTGCAGGACCCGGATGTGGAAGGGCTCGCCAAAAAGATCGTCGAGCATGGCGGCAAGCAGCGAATGCCTGTACGGGAATACTATCCCGGCGAAAAACCATACCGCATGGTGTACTGCGAAGACCCGTTCGGCAACCTTATCGAGATCTACTCCCACAGCTATGAATTGACCTATTCTGCCGGAGCGTATCAGGATTAA
- a CDS encoding Lrp/AsnC family transcriptional regulator, producing MDNYDLKILDCLQTDARISNVALSEAIHLSPAPCLRRVRELENQGVISGYTALLDQEKMGWGVTVFIEIRLDKQVLSYIEVFEKKIAQYPEIMECYLMTGSSDYLLRVVARDLPSLQTFITEKLATIPNVANMRSSIALKQVRYKTALPLE from the coding sequence ATGGATAACTACGATCTGAAAATACTTGATTGTTTGCAAACTGACGCGAGGATTTCGAATGTGGCTCTGTCCGAGGCGATACATCTATCACCTGCACCATGCCTGAGAAGGGTTCGTGAACTTGAGAATCAGGGAGTCATCAGCGGCTACACGGCGCTGCTCGATCAGGAGAAGATGGGATGGGGGGTAACTGTGTTTATCGAGATTCGGCTCGACAAGCAGGTGTTGAGTTATATTGAGGTATTTGAAAAAAAGATTGCCCAGTATCCTGAGATAATGGAGTGCTATCTGATGACAGGTTCATCAGATTACCTGTTGAGAGTAGTAGCCCGGGACTTGCCATCACTGCAGACGTTTATCACCGAAAAACTCGCCACGATACCGAACGTTGCCAATATGCGTTCCAGCATTGCTCTCAAGCAGGTGAGATATAAAACGGCTTTGCCACTTGAATGA
- a CDS encoding GntR family transcriptional regulator produces MEFKSLNDAAYSEIRAKILQGEYELGSRIREDVLAEQISISRTPVREAINRLVADGIIIKKPQRGLYLIDPDPEQIEEHIEIRLSLEKLAVKKCIELLTDENLAAINDSLRAFEKELERKDYTACNELDGEFHMLIARLSGNSRLVNLLDEFSAFFQLIRKEEKKHNPEEKNSITLSEHRQIAEAINNRNVTAAQKAIEGNIQTMRHTLLKST; encoded by the coding sequence ATGGAATTCAAGAGCTTGAACGATGCGGCCTATTCGGAAATCCGAGCAAAAATATTGCAGGGGGAATATGAACTCGGCAGCCGGATACGCGAAGATGTCCTGGCCGAACAGATCTCGATAAGTCGCACTCCGGTCAGGGAAGCAATAAACCGCCTTGTTGCAGACGGGATAATCATCAAAAAGCCACAGCGAGGTCTGTATCTTATCGATCCGGACCCTGAGCAGATTGAAGAACATATTGAGATCAGACTGTCTCTGGAGAAACTCGCTGTTAAAAAATGTATCGAACTGCTGACAGATGAGAACCTCGCAGCGATAAATGACTCACTACGAGCGTTTGAAAAAGAGCTTGAGCGAAAAGATTACACTGCGTGTAACGAGCTTGATGGCGAGTTTCATATGCTGATAGCACGATTGTCTGGAAATAGTCGTCTGGTAAACTTACTCGATGAATTTTCGGCCTTCTTCCAGTTGATCAGGAAAGAGGAGAAGAAGCATAATCCGGAAGAGAAGAACAGCATCACCCTCTCTGAACACCGGCAAATTGCTGAGGCTATCAACAACAGAAATGTCACTGCGGCCCAAAAGGCAATCGAAGGCAACATTCAAACGATGCGCCACACTTTGCTTAAAAGCACCTAG